One genomic window of Medicago truncatula cultivar Jemalong A17 chromosome 1, MtrunA17r5.0-ANR, whole genome shotgun sequence includes the following:
- the LOC11410060 gene encoding alkaline/neutral invertase A, mitochondrial: MNTIILIRNRAINSARRILTSSSNSSIFRPPLLPHANDFLQPRLNLNHTNNHNPFRILGFQGFNVQCFSTSVETRVNENNFERIYIQGGVNVKPLVVESVVVKEEEESHVEKQAWKLLKDAVVTYCGNPVGTVAANDPGDKLPLNYDQVFIRDFVPSALAFLLKGDTEIVKYFLLHTLQLQSWEKTVDCYSPGQGLMPASFKVRTVALDGDTREEVLDPDFGESAIGRVAPVDSGLWWIILLRAYGKITGDYSLQERVDVQTGLKMILKLCLTDGFDMFPSLLVTDGSCMIDRRMGIHGHPLEIQALFYSALRCSREMLVVTDGTNDLVRAINNRLSALSFHIRQYYWVDMKKINEIYRYNTEEYSMDAINKFNIYPEQIPFWVMDWIPEKGGYLIGNLQPAHMDFRFFTLGNLWSIISSLSTPRQNEAILNLIEAKWDELVGHMPLKICYPALDNEEWRIITGSDPKNTPWSYHNGGSWPTLLWQFTLACIKMGRIELAQKAVDLAEKRLPVDSWPEYYDTRSGKFIGKQSRLYQTWTIAGFLTSKLLLKNPKMASMLFSEEDYDLLDICVCGLSKRGRKKCSRGAAKSQILV; this comes from the exons ATGAACACAATAATCCTAATTCGCAACCGCGCTATAAATTCCGCGCGTAGAATCCTCACTAGTTCTTCAAATTCATCGATTTTTCGGCCCCCGTTACTTCCCCATGCTAATGATTTTCTTCAACCTCGTCTCAATCTTAACCACACCAACAATCACAACCCTTTTCGAATACTAGGGTTTCAGGGATTCAATGTTCAATGTTTCTCAACTTCTGTTGAAACGCGTGTGAATGAGAATAATTTTGAGAGGATTTACATTCAAGGTGGTGTGAATGTGAAACCATTAGTGGTGGAAAGTGTTGttgtaaaagaagaagaagaatctcaTGTGGAGAAACAAGCTtggaaattgttgaaggatGCTGTTGTGACTTATTGCGGGAATCCTGTGGGGACAGTGGCTGCTAATGATCCTGGTGATAAGTTGCCGTTGAATTATGATCAAGTGTTTATTCGGGATTTTGTTCCGTCGGCTCTTGCTTTTTTGCTTAAAGGGGATACTGAGATTGTTAAGTactttcttcttcatacctTGCAATTGCAG AGTTGGGAGAAAACTGTGGACTGCTACAGTCCAGGACAGGGTTTGATGCCTGCTAGTTTCAAAGTTAGAACCGTAGCTCTTGACGGAGATACACGTGAAGAAGTTTTAGATCCTGATTTTGGGGAATCAGCTATTGGTCGAGTTGCACCTGTAGATTCAG GATTGTGGTGGATCATCCTATTACGGGCTTATGGGAAGATCACCGGTGACTACAGTTTGCAAGAAAGGGTTGATGTTCAAACAGGCTTGAAAATGATTCTTAAATTGTGTCTAACAGATGGTTTTGATATGTTTCCATCTCTGCTAGTCACTGATGGGTCTTGTATGATAGACAGGCGTATGGGCATTCATGGTCATCCCCTTGAAATCCAA GCATTATTTTACTCAGCTCTTCGATGCTCGCGTGAAATGCTTGTTGTAACTGATGGAACCAATGATCTTGTTAGAGCCATTAACAACAGACTGAGTGCACTATCGTTCCACATTAGACAATATTATTGGGTGGATATGAAAAAGATTAATGAAATATATAGATACAACACAGAAGAGTACTCCATGGATGCCATCAACAAATTCAACATCTATCCTGAACAAATTCCTTTCTGGGTAATGGATTGGATTCCTGAAAAAGGTGGATATCTAATTGGAAATCTACAACCAGCTCACATGGATTTCCGGTTTTTCACACTTGGAAATCTTTGGTCCATTATTTCATCTCTGAGCACTCCAAGACAGAACGAGGCTATTTTGAATCTGATAGAAGCAAAATGGGACGAACTTGTGGGGCATATGCCTCTTAAGATATGTTATCCTGCCTTGGATAATGAAGAGTGGCGGATAATTACTGGCAGCGACCCAAAGAATAC CCCTTGGTCATATCACAATGGCGGATCGTGGCCAACCCTTCTGTGGCag TTCACACTGGCATGCATCAAAATGGGGAGAATTGAACTAGCCCAGAAAGCAGTTGATTTAGCCGAGAAAAGGCTGCCAGTTGATTCTTGGCCTGAATATTATGATACTCGTTCTGGAAAATTTATCGGAAAACAATCCAGGCTGTATCAAACATGGACCATAGCTGGGTTCCTTACATCCAAGTTGcttttaaaaaatccaaaaatggCGTCCATGTTATTTTCTGAGGAAGATTATGATCTTCTTGATATATGTGTTTGTGGACTTAGCAAGAGGGGAAGGAAAAAATGCTCCCGTGGTGCTGCCAAGTCTCAAATTCTTGTATGA
- the LOC11415679 gene encoding Golgi apparatus membrane protein-like protein ECHIDNA yields MDPNQSIVENYSNPRTCFFHVLFKAAALAFYILSALFVDNFVIIFVVTVLLAALDFWVVKNVSGRILVGMRWWNEIDDLGESVWKFECLDQDSLARMNKKDSWLFWWTLYLAAVLWIMLAIFSLIRLQADYLLVVGVCLTLSIANIVGFTKCKKDAKKQIQQFASQTIASRFSSTLQSAFSVV; encoded by the exons ATGGATCCTAATCAG TCTATAGTTGAAAACTACTCCAACCCAAGGACTTGTTTCTTTCACGTTCTCTTCAAG GCTGCGGCGTTGGCATTTTACATTCTATCGGCGCTCTTTGTTGATAACTTTGTTATCATTTTTGTGGTGACTGTTCTTCTTGCTGCTCTTGATTTTTGGGTGGTTAAGAATGTCAGTGGAAGAATTTTAGTTGGGATGAGATGGTGGAATGAAATTGATGATCTTGGTGAGAGTGTTTGGAAATTTGAATGCCTTGATCAAGAT TCATTGGCTAGGATGAACAAGAAAGATTCATGGCTTTTCTGGTGGACCCTTTACCTTGCG GCAGTACTGTGGATTATGTTGGCAATATTCTCCCTCATAAGGCTTCAGGCTGATTATCTCCTTGTTGTAGGAGTTTGTTTGACCCTCAGCATTGCCAATATCGTTGGTTTTACCAAATGCAAAAAAG ATGCTAAGAAGCAGATTCAACAATTTGCCTCTCAGACAATTGCCTCTCGGTTTTCATCTACCTTACAGTCAGCATTTAGTGTTGTCTGA